Proteins encoded within one genomic window of Actinoplanes octamycinicus:
- a CDS encoding VIT1/CCC1 transporter family protein, which produces MTAVIEHHHADVSGGWLRAATFGAMDGLVTNIALIAGVGGASTDRHLLVLTGMAGLVAGAISMGIGEWTSVRTQNEQIAAELDKELHELRVNPEAEAEELVAMWTARGLPPDLARQVAEVLKRHPEQALRVHAQEELGVVPDELPSPWTAAGSSFVCFAVGAVIPLLTLLLGYDDLWAALAVGGLGLFAAGAVVSRLTARPWWLGGLRQLVLGLLAAVLTYAVGALIGVNVA; this is translated from the coding sequence GTGACCGCGGTGATCGAGCACCACCACGCGGACGTCTCCGGCGGCTGGCTGCGCGCCGCCACCTTCGGCGCGATGGACGGCCTGGTCACCAACATCGCGCTGATCGCCGGCGTGGGCGGCGCCAGCACCGACCGCCACCTGCTGGTGCTGACCGGGATGGCCGGGCTGGTGGCCGGGGCGATCTCGATGGGCATCGGCGAGTGGACCAGCGTCCGCACGCAGAACGAGCAGATCGCCGCCGAGCTGGACAAGGAGCTGCACGAGCTGCGGGTCAACCCGGAGGCCGAGGCCGAGGAACTGGTCGCGATGTGGACCGCCCGCGGTCTGCCGCCCGATCTGGCCCGCCAGGTCGCCGAGGTGCTCAAGAGGCACCCGGAGCAGGCGCTGCGGGTGCACGCCCAGGAGGAGCTCGGCGTGGTGCCGGACGAGCTGCCCAGTCCCTGGACGGCGGCCGGGTCCTCGTTCGTCTGCTTCGCGGTGGGCGCGGTGATCCCGCTGCTCACGCTCCTTCTGGGGTACGACGACCTGTGGGCCGCCCTGGCCGTCGGCGGCCTGGGACTGTTCGCCGCCGGGGCGGTCGTCTCCCGGCTGACCGCCCGGCCGTGGTGGCTCGGCGGGCTGCGGCAGCTGGTGCTCGGGCTGCTGGCCGCGGTGCTGACCTACGCGGTGGGCGCACTGATCGGCGTCAACGTCGCCTGA
- the nusA gene encoding transcription termination factor NusA codes for MNIDLAALRALEREREIPFETILAAIETALLTAYRHTDGAESHARVEIDRKSGVASVLAQELDADGTVVREWDDTPHDFGRIAAMTAKQVILQRLREATDEQHFGEYAGRDGDLVTGVVQADAARAEKGIVIVDLGKLEAVLPQSEQVPGESYEHGSRIRCIVVHVAKGFRGPQITLSRSHPALVKKLFALEVPEIADGTVEIAAIAREAGHRTKIAVRSTVQGVNAKGACIGPMGQRVRAVMSELHGEKIDIIDWSDDPAQFVGNALSPAKALRVEVVDAATRTARVTVPDFQLSLAIGREGQNARLAARLTGWRIDIRPDNEPAPVADRDAAEAGN; via the coding sequence ATGAACATCGACCTCGCGGCGCTGCGCGCCCTGGAGCGCGAGCGGGAGATCCCGTTCGAGACGATTCTCGCGGCCATCGAGACCGCGCTGCTGACGGCGTACCGGCACACCGACGGCGCGGAGAGCCACGCCCGGGTGGAGATCGACCGCAAGTCCGGCGTGGCCTCGGTGCTGGCGCAGGAGCTGGACGCGGACGGCACGGTGGTCCGGGAGTGGGACGACACCCCGCACGACTTCGGCCGGATCGCCGCGATGACCGCCAAGCAGGTGATCCTGCAGCGGCTCCGGGAGGCCACCGACGAGCAGCACTTCGGTGAGTACGCGGGTCGCGACGGCGACCTGGTCACCGGCGTGGTGCAGGCCGACGCCGCGCGGGCCGAGAAAGGCATCGTGATCGTCGACCTGGGCAAGCTGGAGGCGGTGCTGCCGCAGTCCGAGCAGGTCCCCGGCGAGTCCTACGAGCACGGCTCCCGGATCCGCTGCATCGTGGTGCACGTGGCCAAGGGGTTCCGCGGCCCGCAGATCACCCTGTCCCGGTCGCACCCGGCGCTGGTCAAGAAGCTGTTCGCGCTGGAGGTCCCGGAGATCGCCGACGGCACCGTCGAGATCGCCGCGATCGCGCGTGAGGCAGGTCACCGTACGAAGATCGCGGTCCGCTCCACGGTCCAGGGCGTGAACGCCAAGGGCGCCTGCATCGGCCCGATGGGCCAGCGGGTCCGCGCGGTGATGAGCGAGCTGCACGGTGAGAAGATCGACATCATCGACTGGTCGGACGACCCGGCCCAGTTCGTCGGCAACGCCCTGTCCCCGGCGAAAGCCCTGCGTGTGGAGGTCGTCGACGCGGCCACCCGGACGGCCAGGGTGACTGTGCCCGATTTCCAGCTGTCCCTGGCCATCGGCCGGGAGGGACAGAACGCGCGGCTCGCGGCCCGGCTCACCGGCTGGCGCATCGACATCCGCCCGGACAACGAACCCGCTCCAGTCGCGGACCGTGATGCGGCCGAGGCGGGGAACTGA
- a CDS encoding YlxR family protein, with the protein MRPRRGTDRIRGRRDRGVDLPLVGPTRTCVGCRNRAPAASLLRFVAAGSGDDLRLLPDPSRRLPGRGAHLHPDPACFEQAERRRAFGRALRLTGVADAGLLAEHIRTVSVPCGTTDDEALPPRHDPAR; encoded by the coding sequence ATGCGGCCGAGGCGGGGAACTGACCGGATACGCGGTCGCCGCGATCGAGGGGTAGACTTGCCCTTGGTCGGCCCGACGCGAACCTGCGTCGGCTGCCGCAACCGCGCGCCGGCCGCTTCATTGCTGCGGTTCGTCGCGGCTGGATCCGGGGATGACCTCCGGCTTCTGCCCGATCCAAGCCGCCGACTGCCGGGCCGGGGAGCACATCTGCATCCCGATCCGGCCTGCTTCGAGCAGGCGGAGCGACGTCGCGCCTTCGGGCGTGCGTTGCGTCTCACCGGTGTTGCTGACGCCGGACTGCTTGCCGAGCACATCCGCACGGTCTCCGTGCCGTGCGGAACCACCGATGACGAGGCGTTGCCGCCCCGTCACGACCCAGCAAGGTAG
- a CDS encoding ferritin-like domain-containing protein — MNEELAGALAAEEAAIWAYGLIGVHLRAGAERDQARAAEDVHRLRRDYLVSRLAQLKASTAPTPAGYQLPFPVGDRASALNLAVRIEDGVAQAWRVVLPVTEGTERVDALSALTDSAVRATKWRKLAQVTPVTLIFPGRPTG, encoded by the coding sequence GTGAACGAGGAACTGGCCGGGGCGCTCGCCGCCGAGGAGGCGGCCATCTGGGCCTACGGGCTGATCGGCGTGCACCTGCGGGCCGGCGCCGAGCGGGACCAGGCGCGGGCCGCCGAGGACGTGCACCGGCTGCGCCGGGACTACCTGGTCAGCCGGCTGGCCCAGCTGAAGGCGAGCACCGCGCCCACCCCGGCCGGCTACCAGCTGCCGTTCCCGGTCGGCGACCGCGCCTCGGCGCTGAACCTGGCCGTCCGGATCGAGGACGGGGTGGCCCAGGCCTGGCGGGTGGTGCTGCCGGTCACCGAGGGCACCGAGCGGGTCGACGCGCTGTCCGCTTTGACCGACTCGGCGGTTCGTGCGACGAAGTGGCGGAAACTCGCCCAGGTCACGCCGGTCACCCTGATCTTTCCGGGCCGGCCGACCGGCTGA
- the infB gene encoding translation initiation factor IF-2, whose translation MPGKARVHELAKELGVDSKTVLATLKDMGEFVKSASSTVEAPVARRLRGALEASGSVPAAPSAPAAPASAPSGGAPTPSAAPRPGPPAVRPQPPRRPGPTPGPGPAAAPTSPAPSPGPTARPSAPVPGRPGPRPGPVAKPASAHDIEVAAAEARAQALKAEQEAAVKAARDAQAARTRDAERRGPAGPSEGGPRGPRPGPAGMPPRPGSPAAGRAGGNQGGQGGPRPGPAGGAPRPPARGPGNNPFGVSGNAAAGPRPSPASMPRPNQPGMPPRPSPASMPPRPSPASMPSQRPAGPGGGRGGPGGGAGRPGGPGGGRGGPGGGGGGFRPGGGGFRGGPGGGGGGGGFRPGGGGGGGFRPGGGGPGGGGGGPVGAGAPGRPGGAGGRGRGGGAAGAFGRPGGRPTRGRKSKKQRRQEFDNLSAPQMSSGAPRGQGQEIRLSRGASLSDFADKINANPGSLVQEMFNLGEMVTATQSVSDDTLLLLGEHLGFDVKIVSPEDEDRELLAQFNINLDAEVAEDRLVTRPPVVTVMGHVDHGKTKLLDAIRKTNVVAGEAGGITQHIGAYQVVVPHQGEERAITFIDTPGHEAFTAMRARGAQVTDIVILVVAADDGVMPQTVEALNHAKAAEVPIVVAVNKVDKPDANPDKVRQQLTDYGLLAEEYGGDTMFVNVAAKPGIGIDDLLEAILLTADASLELTAPIDGPAQGVAVEAHLDKGRGAVATVLVQKGTLRAGDSIVAGGAHGRVRAMLDENGKQVAEAGPARPVLVLGLTSVPSAGDTFLAAEDDRTVRQIAEQRQARRRAAAFANSGAKATLETLMAQLKEGEKTSLTLVIKGDSSGSVEALEDALFKIEIPDEIQLKVIHRGVGAITESDVNLASASSEQTATIIGFNVRASNKVKEMADRAGVEIRYYSVIYQAIEEIEAALKGLLKPEYEEVELGTAEIREVFRSSKIGLIAGCMVRTGLIRRNAKARIIREGTVVAENVTISSLKRFKDDATEVREGFECGLTFGGFGTPQIGDVIETFEMREKPRA comes from the coding sequence GTGCCAGGCAAGGCCCGCGTTCACGAGCTCGCCAAAGAGCTCGGGGTCGACAGCAAGACCGTGCTCGCCACATTGAAGGACATGGGCGAGTTCGTTAAGTCCGCATCCAGCACCGTCGAGGCCCCGGTGGCCCGGCGGCTGCGTGGCGCCCTCGAGGCGAGCGGCAGCGTCCCGGCGGCTCCGTCCGCTCCGGCCGCGCCCGCTTCCGCCCCGTCCGGCGGCGCGCCCACTCCGTCCGCGGCGCCGCGTCCCGGCCCGCCGGCGGTCCGTCCGCAGCCTCCGCGCCGTCCCGGGCCCACGCCCGGCCCCGGCCCGGCTGCTGCCCCGACTTCGCCGGCCCCGTCGCCCGGCCCGACCGCCCGGCCGTCCGCGCCGGTGCCCGGTCGTCCCGGCCCGCGGCCCGGCCCGGTCGCCAAGCCGGCCAGCGCGCACGACATCGAGGTGGCGGCCGCCGAGGCGCGCGCCCAGGCGCTGAAGGCCGAGCAGGAGGCCGCGGTCAAGGCGGCCCGTGACGCCCAGGCCGCCCGCACCCGGGACGCCGAGCGTCGCGGTCCTGCCGGTCCGTCCGAGGGCGGCCCGCGTGGCCCGCGCCCGGGTCCGGCCGGCATGCCGCCGCGTCCGGGTTCCCCGGCCGCCGGCCGTGCCGGTGGCAACCAGGGTGGCCAGGGTGGTCCCCGTCCGGGTCCGGCCGGCGGCGCCCCGCGCCCGCCCGCGCGTGGTCCCGGCAACAACCCGTTCGGTGTCTCCGGTAACGCCGCGGCCGGTCCGCGTCCGTCGCCGGCCTCGATGCCGCGTCCCAACCAGCCCGGCATGCCGCCGCGGCCGAGCCCTGCCTCGATGCCGCCGCGGCCCAGCCCCGCGTCCATGCCCTCGCAGCGTCCCGCCGGTCCCGGCGGCGGCCGTGGCGGCCCGGGTGGCGGTGCCGGTCGTCCCGGCGGTCCCGGTGGCGGCCGTGGCGGCCCCGGTGGCGGTGGCGGCGGTTTCCGTCCCGGTGGCGGCGGCTTCCGCGGCGGTCCCGGTGGGGGCGGCGGCGGTGGCGGTTTCCGTCCCGGCGGTGGCGGCGGTGGCGGCTTCCGTCCCGGTGGCGGTGGCCCCGGCGGCGGTGGCGGCGGTCCGGTCGGCGCGGGTGCTCCGGGTCGTCCCGGTGGCGCCGGTGGCCGTGGCCGTGGCGGTGGCGCGGCGGGTGCCTTCGGGCGTCCCGGCGGCCGGCCGACCCGTGGCCGGAAGTCGAAGAAGCAGCGGCGTCAAGAGTTCGACAACCTGTCGGCTCCGCAGATGAGCTCGGGCGCTCCGCGCGGTCAGGGTCAGGAGATCCGGCTGTCGCGTGGTGCCTCGCTGTCCGACTTCGCCGACAAGATCAACGCGAACCCGGGCTCGCTCGTCCAGGAGATGTTCAACCTGGGCGAGATGGTCACGGCGACGCAGTCGGTCTCCGACGACACGCTGCTGCTGCTCGGTGAGCACCTCGGCTTCGACGTCAAGATCGTCAGCCCCGAGGACGAGGACCGTGAGCTGCTCGCGCAGTTCAACATCAACCTCGACGCCGAGGTGGCGGAGGACCGGCTGGTCACCCGTCCCCCGGTGGTGACGGTGATGGGTCACGTCGACCACGGTAAGACGAAGCTGCTCGACGCGATCCGCAAGACCAACGTGGTCGCCGGCGAGGCGGGTGGCATCACCCAGCACATCGGCGCCTACCAGGTCGTCGTCCCCCACCAGGGGGAAGAGCGGGCGATCACCTTCATCGACACCCCGGGTCACGAGGCGTTCACCGCCATGCGTGCCCGTGGCGCGCAGGTCACCGACATCGTCATCCTCGTGGTGGCGGCGGACGACGGCGTGATGCCGCAGACGGTCGAGGCGCTCAACCACGCCAAGGCCGCCGAGGTGCCGATCGTGGTCGCGGTGAACAAGGTCGACAAGCCGGACGCCAACCCGGACAAGGTCCGGCAGCAGCTCACCGACTACGGCCTGCTCGCCGAGGAGTACGGCGGCGACACGATGTTCGTGAACGTGGCCGCCAAGCCCGGCATCGGCATCGATGACCTGCTCGAGGCGATCCTGCTGACCGCCGACGCGTCGCTGGAGCTGACTGCTCCGATCGACGGGCCGGCCCAGGGTGTCGCGGTCGAGGCCCACCTCGACAAGGGCCGCGGTGCGGTCGCGACCGTCCTGGTGCAGAAGGGCACGCTGCGGGCCGGCGACTCGATCGTGGCGGGTGGCGCGCACGGCCGCGTCCGCGCCATGCTCGACGAGAACGGCAAGCAGGTCGCCGAGGCCGGTCCGGCCCGTCCGGTGCTGGTCCTGGGTCTGACGTCGGTGCCCAGCGCCGGCGACACGTTCCTGGCCGCCGAGGACGACCGCACGGTCCGCCAGATCGCCGAGCAGCGTCAGGCGCGCCGTCGTGCGGCCGCCTTCGCCAACTCGGGCGCCAAGGCCACTCTCGAGACGCTCATGGCCCAGCTCAAGGAGGGCGAGAAGACCTCGCTCACGCTGGTCATCAAGGGCGACAGCTCGGGTTCGGTCGAGGCCCTCGAGGACGCGCTGTTCAAGATCGAGATTCCGGACGAGATCCAGCTCAAGGTCATCCACCGCGGTGTCGGTGCGATCACCGAGAGCGACGTCAACCTGGCGTCGGCCTCGTCGGAGCAGACCGCGACGATCATCGGCTTCAACGTCCGGGCCTCGAACAAGGTCAAGGAGATGGCCGACCGCGCCGGCGTGGAGATCCGCTACTACAGCGTGATCTACCAGGCCATCGAGGAGATCGAGGCGGCGCTCAAGGGCCTGCTCAAGCCGGAGTACGAAGAGGTCGAGCTGGGCACGGCGGAGATCCGCGAGGTCTTCCGCTCGTCCAAGATCGGTCTGATCGCCGGTTGTATGGTCCGCACCGGTCTCATCCGCCGCAACGCCAAGGCGCGGATCATCCGCGAGGGCACCGTGGTGGCCGAGAACGTGACGATCAGCTCGCTCAAGCGGTTCAAGGACGACGCGACCGAGGTCCGCGAGGGCTTCGAGTGTGGTCTGACCTTCGGTGGGTTCGGCACGCCGCAGATCGGCGACGTGATCGAGACCTTCGAGATGCGCGAGAAGCCGCGGGCGTGA
- a CDS encoding nucleotidyltransferase domain-containing protein, whose product MIDEIDTSSHRAALAGRLSDAIQHRWPAEVQAIGVCGSIAHGEDTESSDVNLVVITFRPRTGPKSTLRKVDGIPVDLRVRAAEEALAEARLLTPRWPLQADRFITTFPLHDPKGFFAELREAHQTLLAEARPAEFSHLARHNWAIANGARQRAVRLTQWYDTDAALVTIAQARVHAALVAGFLTRTWFRNPADAVKRTGVAAADTQELGAILKYQADELAARGRPVDGTLGALFD is encoded by the coding sequence GTGATCGACGAGATCGACACCTCTTCGCACCGGGCCGCGCTGGCCGGCCGGCTCAGCGACGCGATCCAGCACCGGTGGCCGGCCGAGGTGCAGGCGATCGGCGTGTGCGGCTCGATCGCGCACGGCGAGGACACCGAGAGCAGCGACGTCAACCTGGTGGTGATCACCTTCCGGCCGCGGACCGGGCCGAAATCGACCCTGCGCAAGGTCGACGGCATCCCGGTCGACCTGCGGGTGCGGGCCGCCGAGGAGGCGCTGGCCGAGGCCCGGCTGCTCACCCCGCGCTGGCCGCTGCAGGCGGACCGGTTCATCACCACGTTCCCGCTGCACGATCCCAAGGGTTTCTTCGCCGAGCTGCGCGAGGCGCACCAGACGCTGCTCGCCGAGGCCCGGCCCGCCGAGTTCAGCCACCTGGCCCGGCACAACTGGGCGATCGCGAACGGCGCCCGGCAGCGGGCCGTCCGGCTCACCCAGTGGTACGACACCGACGCCGCGCTGGTCACCATCGCCCAGGCCCGGGTGCACGCCGCGCTGGTCGCCGGATTCCTCACCCGGACCTGGTTCCGCAACCCGGCCGACGCGGTGAAGCGGACCGGGGTGGCCGCCGCCGACACCCAGGAACTCGGCGCGATCCTGAAGTACCAGGCGGACGAGCTGGCCGCCCGCGGCCGCCCGGTGGACGGCACGCTGGGCGCGCTCTTCGATTGA
- a CDS encoding STAS domain-containing protein — protein sequence MDQEGEDPTFSATGAVAGDRVTVTVTGEVDMSTADALFEAATPPGVTGATLDLRAVTFFDSAAIHALIRLAERFPRSLEVLPSGRVRRVLDISGLGDQPWLRPDRG from the coding sequence GTGGATCAAGAGGGTGAGGACCCGACATTCTCGGCGACCGGCGCCGTCGCCGGCGACCGGGTCACCGTCACGGTGACCGGCGAGGTCGACATGTCCACCGCCGACGCCCTCTTCGAGGCCGCCACCCCGCCCGGGGTCACCGGCGCCACGCTCGACCTGCGCGCCGTGACGTTCTTCGACTCGGCCGCGATCCACGCGCTGATCCGGCTGGCCGAGCGGTTCCCGCGGAGCCTCGAGGTGCTGCCGTCCGGGCGGGTCCGCCGGGTGCTGGACATCTCCGGCCTCGGTGACCAGCCCTGGCTCAGGCCGGATCGGGGCTGA
- the rimP gene encoding ribosome maturation factor RimP, with product MTQRGRAGARPGGRPNGRRSRPEPEARSAPAAPRIDLTAARARLREVVEPVVAKAGFDLEDLTLSRAGRRFVVRVLIDTDGGISLDDVATVSREISEALDSADEQGGELLAGEYQLEVGSPGVDRPLTEPRHWRRNTGRLVAVNGLTGRVLRTDETGVTLDVDGAERQVAWADLGAGKVQIEFKRMDEAEFGDDDEADDDDEGEGEE from the coding sequence ATGACGCAGCGTGGTCGCGCCGGGGCCCGGCCCGGTGGTCGCCCGAATGGCCGGCGGAGCCGGCCGGAGCCGGAGGCCCGGAGTGCTCCCGCCGCTCCGCGGATCGATCTGACCGCGGCCCGTGCCCGGTTGCGCGAGGTGGTCGAGCCGGTGGTCGCCAAGGCCGGTTTCGACTTGGAGGACCTCACCCTGTCCCGGGCCGGTCGCCGGTTCGTGGTCCGGGTGCTGATCGACACCGACGGCGGGATCAGCCTGGACGATGTGGCGACCGTCTCCCGGGAGATCTCCGAGGCTCTGGACAGCGCCGATGAGCAGGGCGGCGAGCTGCTGGCCGGGGAGTATCAGCTGGAGGTCGGCTCGCCCGGGGTGGACCGGCCGCTGACCGAGCCACGGCACTGGCGCCGCAACACCGGCCGCCTGGTCGCGGTGAACGGGCTGACCGGCCGGGTGCTGCGCACCGACGAGACCGGCGTGACCCTCGACGTGGACGGCGCCGAGCGCCAGGTGGCGTGGGCCGACCTGGGCGCGGGCAAGGTCCAGATCGAGTTCAAGCGGATGGACGAAGCCGAGTTCGGCGACGACGACGAAGCCGATGACGACGACGAAGGGGAGGGCGAGGAATGA
- the map gene encoding type I methionyl aminopeptidase: protein MTVRAPLVPGKQSPWRSVPAAIVRPEYVGKKRPKEWRGSHVQTPETIERMRVAGRIAAQATQLAGEHCKPGVTTDEIDRVVHEFILDHGAYPSTLGYKGFPKSCCTSLNEVICHGIPDSTVLEDGDIINVDVTAYLDGVHGDTDATFCVGEVSEEARLLVERTHEAMMRGIRAVAPGRPINAIGRVIEAYARRFGYGVVRDFTGHGIGETFHSGLYVPHYDNPRLDTVMEPGMTFTIEPMITLGTHEYEIWKDGWTVVTKDRKWTAQFEHTLVVTDDGAEILTLP from the coding sequence ATGACCGTACGTGCCCCACTCGTGCCGGGTAAGCAGTCGCCCTGGCGATCGGTCCCGGCCGCCATCGTCCGCCCTGAGTATGTCGGGAAGAAACGCCCGAAGGAGTGGCGCGGCTCGCACGTGCAGACCCCGGAGACCATCGAGCGGATGCGGGTCGCCGGGCGGATCGCCGCGCAGGCCACCCAGCTGGCCGGCGAGCACTGCAAGCCGGGCGTGACCACCGACGAGATCGACCGGGTGGTGCACGAGTTCATCCTGGACCACGGCGCCTACCCGTCCACCCTGGGCTACAAGGGCTTTCCGAAATCCTGCTGCACCTCGCTGAACGAGGTGATCTGTCACGGCATCCCGGACTCCACGGTGCTGGAGGACGGCGACATCATCAACGTCGACGTGACCGCCTACCTCGACGGGGTGCACGGCGACACCGACGCCACCTTCTGCGTCGGCGAGGTCAGCGAGGAGGCCCGGCTGCTGGTCGAGCGGACCCACGAGGCGATGATGCGGGGCATCCGCGCGGTCGCCCCGGGCCGGCCGATCAACGCGATCGGGCGGGTCATCGAGGCCTACGCCCGCCGCTTCGGCTATGGCGTGGTCCGTGACTTCACCGGGCACGGCATCGGCGAGACCTTCCACTCCGGCCTCTACGTGCCGCACTACGACAACCCCCGGCTGGACACCGTGATGGAGCCGGGGATGACCTTCACCATCGAGCCGATGATTACCCTCGGCACCCATGAGTACGAGATCTGGAAGGACGGCTGGACCGTCGTCACCAAGGACCGCAAGTGGACCGCCCAGTTCGAGCACACCCTGGTGGTGACCGACGACGGCGCCGAGATCCTGACCCTGCCGTGA